agaagacAATCTCcgttaaattataaattaactCGTGACGTTTTGATCTATCGAAAACCAACTTTGTTTATCATTGACttcatttaaaagtttatatatttttttgaaatcatgaattaataaaaaatagtggATATGAATCATTTTCCATAATGAAGGAATCTCTTGGGGTCCGAGATCTGATTCATTTTTGTGGTTTATAGAGTTTTCTAACATCAGGCAGACACTTTTAAAGTGACTGCAACaatgtaaaatttcaactagGAGGTTTATAATTAGAGTTCATGAATTTTGTTAAAGGcaataatgtttaaaattggAGACTACAACAGAAATAATGTTCAatttatgtgattttttttttgaaaatcctatTTTCTCAATTACTAATAGTAAAGTAGAAAAGattctaaactttttaaaaatcgctgaaaaatggaaaaatgaagttGGAAGGATAAAGTTCTCAAGTACAAAACATTCTTATTCTCATTGGGCATTGAAATTGATGacataaatttgtttttcgagATCTGATGGTTCCTTGTGCGGCTGCATACGACGTTTCATTTCGATTGCAAGTTGTGCGATTTCACATTGGtctgaaataaatatgttCACAATTTCATCAAAGCAATTACTTACTTTTTACCAGAAATACATTGCCACCAAAGTGTAGTAGAGAAGCAGCAATCCCTTTCCATGGGTTTCCAATCAAAAACCCAAATACAGAATTTATGAAGAAGGACCCGAAGATGGCGATGTAAACTCGGCTTCCGATGAGACTTTTGACAAGAATTTGTGTTCCATTCGTCCCGAGAATGGTACGGTGATGAACGTCTCGAATTATTTTATAGtgacaaaaaatgtgaacagCTCGAAAATATATGTAAACTGGAACAGCGATGTAGCACAGTATGACAATTTTATCGGTGACTCTATCAGAGACAGGAATATCTTTTTGTACAAAGTTAAAGTAGGTAAACGAATCAGTGACGATCAAGGAGATGTCTAGAAAAATGGTCAATCTTTGAATAAATGTTATCCATTTCTTTAATTGCAATATTTGATCAGCATTGGATACATTTGGAGGCTCCATTAGTACTCGATTGAAAAGCATGTGATTGTTAAAAAGGTGTGTAACAAACCAATTTCCAAATGAGAAAGAGAAAGGTATACGAGCTGATTACACTGATTACCTGTGCTCCGCCCCATTGTAAGCATGTGATAATCAACCTATGTGACTAGTATATCTTGTTTCCATGTCATCCTCGCGTCAAAAAATTCCGCTAGAAGCTTCAATGAAACTATATATAGCACCTGATTGCGATCATGACGgtattcttaaaaaatttataattatttttcatttatatttcgatttttcaactctaaatatttaaattttcagaatcatcgAGCTTAATAAATAGTATCATCGTACCTGATGCATTAATAGCGGATAGTACAGCTGTTGAGAAATGGCTCCGCGAAAAGGGAGTTTTCGTTGAGGCCcaaccaaaaataattcacCTGGATGTAGTTCATCAATCGGACCCAGATGTTATTGAGGAATTCAATTTGAATAGAAATGATGTGAAAGCATTCTTGCATCGAGCTCATTTTGGGTTACGTATTATGGTCGGCCTTATCAAAATTGCGATCTACGCCGCCATTTTTCGAATTGAGCCAAAATCAAATGGACTTGCGCAGATATTGATTGCTGCTCATTTGGTGATACTTTGTCTGAATATATCGATGCTAAAAGATATTTGGACTGAATTTACTAATTGGACAATAGTTCACAAGTATCAATTTGTCAACTTGAAGATCAAGTTATCATATTTTGGGTATTTCACATGGAATCAATATTTCTGTATCTCCTTCTTCCTGGATATTTCGAGAGTTATCAAATATGTTTTGCCATTGGATTAGTGATTTCTTTTATCAATTTGATGATTATTTACTCAGGTTGATTGTGTATTTTGAATTCTGCAATATGAATAGTTACAGAGTCATTCATCTGGGAGCGGGAAAAGAATCGAGTGCACTTCGAGATCTTTcagaacacttttttgaagaagtACGATTTGAGTGCGACTTCTGAAGATTGGAAACCTAAAGGCAAGTTTTAGAATCCAATATTTGCCATTCTGTCCTAAATAAGAGAAAACCGTCAATAAATCGAATATAActaagaaaattagaaaacctttcgtacattttttttcaattttgcgtGTAAATTTTCGCGCAAATGAGTGTGGTAGTTTTTACcacgttcaaaatttttcggcaatctTAACATAGGATCGATAatttaacttattttttcgaaaaatcgtttgTAAATGTGGCAAACAAGGCTTAAAGTATATAATGAACTTGTGACGTCACTGTGAGTACATTGGTGAGGTTCGTGGTgatctttgaaatttggtttttagaCATTTAAAATCGAATGGTATCAActgtttttcatgaaaatgttCAGGCAGACTGAAACATCCAAAATTAGGAGGGGGTCCTATTGAAGTTGGTCGTACTGTAGTtatatctttttattttcagattccttCAACCTGGAACTACTGAAATCATTAAACTGAAGTATATTATACTTACATATCTATTTGTGTTTTTATCATCCAAATGGTGTTACTTATATGacctttttaaaatattttgctacaCAAATGTGAAACTtcaggtctcgccacgatcttcGCCGTAGTGGTCGGTACAAGcttcaaatttcgaataatttttttcctaattatacttccaaaataaaacaagTCAACATTAACAGAAGGAAATTTATTCGAAACATTTAAATATCCTAGATATTGTTAACAAGAACAGCGTCTCCTGAATTGCAGCTCCCTATGGTTTCAGTTTCAGTTTTAGTTACGGATGATTCATATTTATCATCTTCCAGGTCAACTTCAGATCCGTCGACTGAAACATCTGGAGTTGTTTTGAGCATCATTTGAAGGCGGTagatttggaaaagttttgcaGGTTCccctgaaagaaaattgaatttttgaccatgaaaaatgaatatctTCACAACGAAGCGGTCAAGctcataaaaaatataatggcACCATAGGAAGTTGAATGCATGAGAATCTCATCTGAAGTAGTTCCCGGGTGATGGTTTTCGTAGCCAATCGCAATGTATGCAGCAACAAAAATTGGGTAAAAAACATTGTGGAATCCAATGAATACCATTCTCGTTagcttaaaaaataatatatttcgATGGTTTCTGTATTTCTAGTCATGATATCACCTGACATACAAAGGCCACTCTCATCCAAATTCGATCACCGAAAACCACAACGTATGCAGTTGGAAGTGTAAA
The nucleotide sequence above comes from Caenorhabditis elegans chromosome III. Encoded proteins:
- the M04D8.4 gene encoding RDD domain-containing protein (Confirmed by transcript evidence); translation: MEPPNVSNADQILQLKKWITFIQRLTIFLDISLIVTDSFTYFNFVQKDIPVSDRVTDKIVILCYIAVPVYIYFRAVHIFCHYKIIRDVHHRTILGTNGTQILVKSLIGSRVYIAIFGSFFINSVFGFLIGNPWKGIAASLLHFGGNVFLVKNQCEIAQLAIEMKRRMQPHKEPSDLEKQIYVINFNAQ
- the M04D8.5 gene encoding Serpentine Receptor, class H (Partially confirmed by transcript evidence), which codes for MGEVTRIFCPAFLSLSTISHTRALILAFDFQCLAVFFLMFLIDPNPHLRIYFMFYISLFTLPTAYVVVFGDRIWMRVAFVCQLTRMVFIGFHNVFYPIFVAAYIAIGYENHHPGTTSDEILMHSTSYGEPAKLFQIYRLQMMLKTTPDVSVDGSEVDLEDDKYESSVTKTETETIGSCNSGDAVLVNNI